Proteins from one Rosa chinensis cultivar Old Blush chromosome 7, RchiOBHm-V2, whole genome shotgun sequence genomic window:
- the LOC112179249 gene encoding histone deacetylase 9 isoform X1, which translates to MRSKDRISYFYDGDVGSVYFGPNHPMKPHRLCMTHHLVLSYDLHKKMEIYRPHKAYPVELAQFHSADYVEFLHRITPDKQHLFSIELARYNLGEDCPVFDNLFEFCQIYAGGTIDAARRLNNKLCDIAINWAGGLHHAKKCGASGFCYINDLVLGILELLKHHARVLYIDIDVHHGDGVEEAFYFTDRVMTVSFHKFGDLFFPGTGDVKEIGEREGKFYAINVPLKNGIDDTSFTRLFKTIISKVIETYQPGAIVLQCGADSLAGDRLGCFNLSIDGHAECVRFVKKFNIPLLVTGGGGYTKENVARCWTVETGVLLDSDLPNEIPENEYIKYFSPEFSLRIPNGHIENLNSKSYLSTIKMQVLENLRCIQHAPSVQLQEVPPDFYIPDFDEDEQNPDERVHQHTQDKHIQRDDEYYDGDNDNDHNVEDAQN; encoded by the exons ATGCGCTCAAAGGATAGAATCTCCTACTTCTATGACG GGGATGTGGGCAGCGTCTACTTCGGGCCCAACCATCCTATGAAGCCACACCGGCTATGTATGACCCATCACCTTGTCCTCTCATATGATCTCCACAAGAAGATGGAAATTTAT CGGCCCCACAAGGCATATCCGGTGGAGCTTGCGCAATTCCATTCCGCTGACTATGTTGAGTTTCTCCACCGGATTACCCCTGACAAGCAGCATTTGTTCTCCATTGAATTGGCAAGAT ataatctcggagaagaTTGCCCTGTATTCGATAACTTGTTTGAATTCTGTCAAATTTATGCTGGTGGCACAATAG ATGCTGCACGTAGGTTGAACAATAAGCTCTGTGACATTGCTATAAACTGGGCTGGTGGACTACACCATGCGAAAAAGTGTGGGGCATCTGGATTTTGTTACATCAATGACTTGGTCTTGGGTATCTTGGAGCTTCTAAAACATCATGCCCGAGTATTATACATTGACATAGATGTGCATCATGGTGATGGAGTAGAGGAAGCCTTTTATTTTACTGATAG GGTAATGACTGTTAGTTTTCACAAGTTTGGGGATCTGTTTTTTCCAGGAACAGGTGATGTTAAG GAAATAGGAGAAAGGGAAGGCAAGTTTTATGCCATCAATGTTCCACTAAAGAATGGAATAGATGATACTAGCTTCACCAGACTTTTCAAGACT ATTATTTCCAAGGTTATTGAAACTTATCAACCAGGTGCAATAGTTCTCCAATGTGGGGCAGATTCGCTTGCTGGAGACCGCTTGGGCTGCTTCAATCTCTCCATTGATG GTCATGCTGAATGTGTTAGGTTCGTGAAGAAGTTCAATATACCCTTACTG GTCACAGGAGGTGGTGGATACACAAAAGAGAATGTTGCTCGGTGTTGGACTGTTGAAACTGGAGTTCTTCTGGATTCAGATCTTCCCAATG AGATCCCAGAAAATGAGTATATTAAGTATTTTTCACCAGAGTTCTCGTTGAGGATTCCAAATGGCCATATA GAAAACCTAAATAGTAAATCATATCTCagcacaattaaaatgcaaGTCTTGGAAAATCTTCGTTGCATCCAACATGCTCCTAGTGTACAATTGCAAGAG GTTCCACCTGATTTTTATATTCCagattttgatgaagatgaGCAGAACCCTGATGAACGTGTGCATC AGCATACCCAAGACAAGCACATTCAGCGTGATGACGAATATTATGACGGTGACAATGATAACGATCACAACGTGGAAGATGCACAGAATTAA
- the LOC112179249 gene encoding histone deacetylase 9 isoform X3: MTVSFHKFGDLFFPGTGDVKEIGEREGKFYAINVPLKNGIDDTSFTRLFKTIISKVIETYQPGAIVLQCGADSLAGDRLGCFNLSIDGHAECVRFVKKFNIPLLVTGGGGYTKENVARCWTVETGVLLDSDLPNEIPENEYIKYFSPEFSLRIPNGHIENLNSKSYLSTIKMQVLENLRCIQHAPSVQLQEVPPDFYIPDFDEDEQNPDERVHQHTQDKHIQRDDEYYDGDNDNDHNVEDAQN, from the exons ATGACTGTTAGTTTTCACAAGTTTGGGGATCTGTTTTTTCCAGGAACAGGTGATGTTAAG GAAATAGGAGAAAGGGAAGGCAAGTTTTATGCCATCAATGTTCCACTAAAGAATGGAATAGATGATACTAGCTTCACCAGACTTTTCAAGACT ATTATTTCCAAGGTTATTGAAACTTATCAACCAGGTGCAATAGTTCTCCAATGTGGGGCAGATTCGCTTGCTGGAGACCGCTTGGGCTGCTTCAATCTCTCCATTGATG GTCATGCTGAATGTGTTAGGTTCGTGAAGAAGTTCAATATACCCTTACTG GTCACAGGAGGTGGTGGATACACAAAAGAGAATGTTGCTCGGTGTTGGACTGTTGAAACTGGAGTTCTTCTGGATTCAGATCTTCCCAATG AGATCCCAGAAAATGAGTATATTAAGTATTTTTCACCAGAGTTCTCGTTGAGGATTCCAAATGGCCATATA GAAAACCTAAATAGTAAATCATATCTCagcacaattaaaatgcaaGTCTTGGAAAATCTTCGTTGCATCCAACATGCTCCTAGTGTACAATTGCAAGAG GTTCCACCTGATTTTTATATTCCagattttgatgaagatgaGCAGAACCCTGATGAACGTGTGCATC AGCATACCCAAGACAAGCACATTCAGCGTGATGACGAATATTATGACGGTGACAATGATAACGATCACAACGTGGAAGATGCACAGAATTAA
- the LOC112179249 gene encoding histone deacetylase 17 isoform X4, giving the protein MSYCHAECVRFVKKFNIPLLVTGGGGYTKENVARCWTVETGVLLDSDLPNEIPENEYIKYFSPEFSLRIPNGHIENLNSKSYLSTIKMQVLENLRCIQHAPSVQLQEVPPDFYIPDFDEDEQNPDERVHQHTQDKHIQRDDEYYDGDNDNDHNVEDAQN; this is encoded by the exons ATGTCTTATT GTCATGCTGAATGTGTTAGGTTCGTGAAGAAGTTCAATATACCCTTACTG GTCACAGGAGGTGGTGGATACACAAAAGAGAATGTTGCTCGGTGTTGGACTGTTGAAACTGGAGTTCTTCTGGATTCAGATCTTCCCAATG AGATCCCAGAAAATGAGTATATTAAGTATTTTTCACCAGAGTTCTCGTTGAGGATTCCAAATGGCCATATA GAAAACCTAAATAGTAAATCATATCTCagcacaattaaaatgcaaGTCTTGGAAAATCTTCGTTGCATCCAACATGCTCCTAGTGTACAATTGCAAGAG GTTCCACCTGATTTTTATATTCCagattttgatgaagatgaGCAGAACCCTGATGAACGTGTGCATC AGCATACCCAAGACAAGCACATTCAGCGTGATGACGAATATTATGACGGTGACAATGATAACGATCACAACGTGGAAGATGCACAGAATTAA
- the LOC112179249 gene encoding histone deacetylase 9 isoform X2, producing the protein MRSKDRISYFYDGDVGSVYFGPNHPMKPHRLCMTHHLVLSYDLHKKMEIYRPHKAYPVELAQFHSADYVEFLHRITPDKQHLFSIELARYNLGEDCPVFDNLFEFCQIYAGGTIDAARRLNNKLCDIAINWAGGLHHAKKCGASGFCYINDLVLGILELLKHHARVLYIDIDVHHGDGVEEAFYFTDRVMTVSFHKFGDLFFPGTGDVKEIGEREGKFYAINVPLKNGIDDTSFTRLFKTIISKVIETYQPGAIVLQCGADSLAGDRLGCFNLSIDGHAECVRFVKKFNIPLLVTGGGGYTKENVARCWTVETGVLLDSDLPNEIPENEYIKYFSPEFSLRIPNGHIENLNSKSYLSTIKMQVLENLRCIQHAPSVQLQEQEQNKLKFLVVMLARETKL; encoded by the exons ATGCGCTCAAAGGATAGAATCTCCTACTTCTATGACG GGGATGTGGGCAGCGTCTACTTCGGGCCCAACCATCCTATGAAGCCACACCGGCTATGTATGACCCATCACCTTGTCCTCTCATATGATCTCCACAAGAAGATGGAAATTTAT CGGCCCCACAAGGCATATCCGGTGGAGCTTGCGCAATTCCATTCCGCTGACTATGTTGAGTTTCTCCACCGGATTACCCCTGACAAGCAGCATTTGTTCTCCATTGAATTGGCAAGAT ataatctcggagaagaTTGCCCTGTATTCGATAACTTGTTTGAATTCTGTCAAATTTATGCTGGTGGCACAATAG ATGCTGCACGTAGGTTGAACAATAAGCTCTGTGACATTGCTATAAACTGGGCTGGTGGACTACACCATGCGAAAAAGTGTGGGGCATCTGGATTTTGTTACATCAATGACTTGGTCTTGGGTATCTTGGAGCTTCTAAAACATCATGCCCGAGTATTATACATTGACATAGATGTGCATCATGGTGATGGAGTAGAGGAAGCCTTTTATTTTACTGATAG GGTAATGACTGTTAGTTTTCACAAGTTTGGGGATCTGTTTTTTCCAGGAACAGGTGATGTTAAG GAAATAGGAGAAAGGGAAGGCAAGTTTTATGCCATCAATGTTCCACTAAAGAATGGAATAGATGATACTAGCTTCACCAGACTTTTCAAGACT ATTATTTCCAAGGTTATTGAAACTTATCAACCAGGTGCAATAGTTCTCCAATGTGGGGCAGATTCGCTTGCTGGAGACCGCTTGGGCTGCTTCAATCTCTCCATTGATG GTCATGCTGAATGTGTTAGGTTCGTGAAGAAGTTCAATATACCCTTACTG GTCACAGGAGGTGGTGGATACACAAAAGAGAATGTTGCTCGGTGTTGGACTGTTGAAACTGGAGTTCTTCTGGATTCAGATCTTCCCAATG AGATCCCAGAAAATGAGTATATTAAGTATTTTTCACCAGAGTTCTCGTTGAGGATTCCAAATGGCCATATA GAAAACCTAAATAGTAAATCATATCTCagcacaattaaaatgcaaGTCTTGGAAAATCTTCGTTGCATCCAACATGCTCCTAGTGTACAATTGCAAGAG CAAGAGCAGAACAAGTTGAAGTTTTTAGTGGTTATGCTCGCACGAGAGACCAAACTATAA